From a region of the Aeoliella mucimassa genome:
- the purB gene encoding adenylosuccinate lyase translates to MNHDYYQNPLISRYASRQMAAIWGDQKKFSTWRRLWVALAEAEAELGVPIAEAQLDELRAKVDDIDFVAAATYEKKLRHDVMAHVHVYGDQCLRAKGIIHLGATSNFVVDNTDLLLIRESLELLRERVVSVIDALSNFATEHRDLATLGFTHLQPAQPTTVGKRATLWAYDLVLDLQEIEHRLATLAARSTKGTTGTQASFLELFEGDHEKVAKLEELVAKKIGFDNIYAVTGQTYPRKVDHQVLNTLSGIAASCHKAATDIRILAHRKEMEEPFEKNQIGSSAMAYKRNPMRSERICGLARFAMSLETSASATHATQWMERTLDDSANRRLTLPQAFLAVDAILSIYHNVASGLVVYPNVIAKNLNEELPFMVTENFLMQAVSAGGDRQELHERIRQHSQDAAAVVKQQGLPNDLLDRLQQDEAFAGVDVAAAIDPQSLVGRAPEQVDAFLAEVIAPIREKYGTGSGGEELRV, encoded by the coding sequence ATGAATCACGACTACTATCAAAACCCGCTCATCTCTCGTTACGCCTCGCGACAGATGGCAGCCATCTGGGGCGACCAAAAGAAGTTCAGCACCTGGCGGCGACTATGGGTCGCCTTGGCTGAAGCCGAAGCAGAACTTGGAGTGCCGATTGCCGAGGCTCAACTCGATGAACTGCGGGCCAAAGTCGACGATATCGACTTCGTCGCAGCGGCCACCTACGAAAAGAAACTGCGCCACGACGTCATGGCTCACGTTCACGTCTACGGAGACCAGTGCTTGCGAGCGAAGGGTATTATCCACCTGGGGGCAACAAGCAACTTCGTGGTCGACAACACCGACCTGCTGCTGATTCGCGAATCGCTGGAACTGCTCCGCGAACGAGTAGTATCGGTGATCGACGCCTTGAGCAACTTTGCTACAGAGCATCGCGATCTCGCCACCCTGGGCTTCACACATCTACAGCCCGCACAACCTACCACGGTGGGCAAACGAGCTACGCTGTGGGCATACGACCTAGTACTCGACCTGCAAGAGATCGAACATCGCTTGGCCACGCTGGCGGCTCGAAGCACCAAAGGAACCACCGGCACACAAGCGAGCTTTCTCGAACTCTTTGAAGGCGATCACGAAAAAGTTGCCAAGCTCGAAGAGCTCGTCGCGAAGAAGATTGGCTTCGACAACATCTATGCGGTGACCGGTCAAACGTATCCGCGCAAGGTCGACCACCAAGTACTTAATACGCTCTCAGGAATTGCAGCGAGCTGCCATAAGGCGGCCACTGACATTCGCATCCTCGCCCACCGCAAGGAGATGGAAGAGCCGTTCGAAAAGAACCAAATCGGTTCGTCGGCCATGGCCTACAAACGCAATCCCATGCGAAGCGAACGTATCTGTGGGCTGGCTCGCTTCGCGATGAGCTTGGAGACGAGTGCTTCGGCGACTCACGCGACACAATGGATGGAGCGGACGCTCGACGACAGTGCGAATCGCCGCCTCACGCTTCCTCAGGCATTCCTGGCCGTCGACGCGATTCTGTCGATCTATCACAACGTCGCCAGCGGACTGGTCGTGTATCCGAATGTGATCGCCAAGAACCTAAACGAAGAGCTTCCGTTCATGGTCACCGAAAACTTCCTGATGCAGGCAGTCTCGGCAGGCGGTGATCGCCAGGAATTGCACGAGCGTATTCGGCAACATAGTCAGGACGCAGCTGCGGTGGTCAAGCAACAAGGCCTACCGAATGATCTACTCGACCGCCTGCAACAGGACGAAGCCTTCGCCGGCGTGGACGTGGCTGCTGCCATCGACCCCCAGTCGTTGGTAGGCCGCGCGCCCGAGCAGGTCGATGCGTTCCTCGCCGAGGTGATAGCCCCGATTCGTGAGAAGTATGGCACCGGCTCCGGCGGCGAAGAACTGCGAGTCTAA
- a CDS encoding FliA/WhiG family RNA polymerase sigma factor: MAATTTASKEEITELWIQFKADPTNKMLRNRLVEQYLPLVKYNGERIWSRLPDGVELDDLISAGVFGLMDAINAFDMDRGVKFETYCVPRIRGAMLDELRTMDWVPRLVRSKASKLNEAVKQLETRLGRQPNENELAEQMGISVKELEKLITDANAVNLVSLNKKWYETDSYKDVREIDILEDKKGEDPTKRIQKSDLMRLVTKGLNRNERLIIILYYYEELTMKEIGATLDLSESRVSQMHSAIVNRLQGQLGRRRPEFGATA, encoded by the coding sequence ATGGCCGCGACGACCACCGCATCGAAAGAAGAGATCACCGAACTGTGGATACAGTTTAAGGCTGATCCCACGAACAAAATGCTGCGGAATCGGCTTGTCGAACAGTATCTGCCGCTGGTGAAATACAATGGCGAACGCATTTGGTCGCGACTTCCCGATGGTGTGGAACTCGACGACCTGATCTCCGCTGGTGTGTTTGGTCTGATGGATGCCATTAATGCATTCGATATGGACCGCGGCGTGAAGTTCGAAACGTATTGTGTGCCACGTATTCGTGGTGCCATGCTCGATGAGCTTCGTACCATGGACTGGGTGCCTCGCCTGGTGCGTAGCAAAGCCAGTAAGTTGAATGAAGCGGTCAAGCAACTCGAAACTCGACTTGGTCGTCAACCCAACGAGAACGAGCTAGCCGAGCAAATGGGCATTAGCGTTAAGGAGCTTGAGAAGCTCATAACCGACGCAAATGCTGTGAATCTGGTGAGTCTCAATAAGAAGTGGTACGAGACCGACAGCTACAAAGATGTCCGCGAAATCGATATTCTCGAGGACAAGAAGGGTGAAGACCCCACCAAGCGGATTCAAAAGTCGGATCTCATGCGTCTTGTGACCAAGGGTCTGAACCGCAACGAGCGACTCATCATCATTCTCTATTACTACGAAGAACTGACGATGAAGGAAATCGGCGCGACGCTCGATCTTTCGGAGAGCCGCGTGAGCCAGATGCACAGTGCGATCGTCAATCGCCTGCAAGGGCAGTTGGGCCGCCGCCGACCCGAGTTCGGTGCGACCGCTTAG
- a CDS encoding carboxylesterase family protein translates to MLSFATLAQGATVRLNDGRVLKGKVITLSGVADDPNSTDPKAGEVKVAPILLVDDGLRRTYVGKAIDVKEVIEGDDARVVRLRPWQNVAEHGGGMMSVGPSLAIEPWDKFGRRRFVMQAPDGPLSIIQGMTEITPDYVRVEGLTGARRPIQWDMRLATSSIPRDQLSAILHQLIKDDDYEGRLQIVQLYLQSERYVEAADELDKVGKDFPDREELGDNLRQLRQLSARSILREIELRQSVGQHTLVKKLLPRFPSEDVAGETLQQVREILTEYDQLEARKQLFFSKLSGEIEKLADASHQQLGKQLLEEVKTDLTYDTLNRTASFMQLVDDEAMTAERKVALAMSGWLLGSTQALDNFGVAASLMQVRNKVVEYLREDQAARRAQILHDINELEGGTPERVAEILKLIKPPEPLPEDAKKGIRFFDMHLELPAPSGPARYLVQLPPDYDPLRHYPTILTLNGHGYRPELQLDYWAGGPHPTQGRIGQAMRHGYIVIAVDWLEPHQAEYNYSLREHQAVLGSLRDAMRRFSIDTDRVFLTGHGIGGDAAWDIGLAHPDLWAGVIPFLARSEKYTPRYRDNASHVDWYFVDGELNGDNIEHNATQWDFYLRPGIPATLVEYRGRGFEPYHDEIQRLFDWMSSPGRRRRLPPAEFEVKSMRPWDNFFWWLEVEGLPERSMVAPETWPPDRGTRPTQIRGRMYETNKLGVFHQAERTTVWLSPDFVDFQQPMEIEKNGTRISPRDRNIEPDLRVMLEDARTRCDRLHPYWAKVTD, encoded by the coding sequence TTGTTGTCGTTCGCTACGCTAGCCCAAGGGGCCACGGTCAGGCTCAACGACGGTCGCGTGCTCAAGGGGAAGGTGATAACCCTCTCGGGCGTCGCCGACGATCCCAACAGCACCGACCCCAAGGCAGGCGAGGTGAAAGTCGCCCCCATTCTACTCGTGGATGATGGCTTGCGACGAACCTATGTTGGGAAAGCCATCGATGTCAAAGAAGTGATTGAAGGCGACGACGCCCGCGTTGTCCGCCTGCGACCTTGGCAAAACGTGGCCGAGCATGGCGGCGGAATGATGAGCGTCGGCCCCAGCCTGGCGATTGAGCCCTGGGACAAATTCGGACGGCGGCGGTTTGTCATGCAAGCGCCGGATGGTCCGCTTTCGATCATTCAAGGCATGACCGAGATCACCCCCGACTACGTTCGGGTGGAAGGACTCACAGGAGCCCGTCGACCGATTCAGTGGGATATGCGGTTGGCTACTAGTTCGATTCCCCGCGACCAGCTTTCCGCGATTCTTCATCAGTTGATCAAAGATGACGACTACGAAGGTCGGTTGCAGATTGTACAGCTCTATCTACAGAGCGAACGCTATGTGGAAGCGGCCGACGAATTGGATAAGGTTGGTAAGGATTTTCCCGATCGAGAAGAACTCGGTGATAACTTACGGCAACTCCGGCAGTTGAGTGCTCGAAGCATCCTGCGAGAGATTGAACTTCGCCAATCGGTGGGGCAGCACACGCTAGTAAAGAAACTGCTACCGAGATTCCCTTCGGAAGATGTCGCAGGAGAAACACTCCAGCAAGTGCGTGAGATTCTCACCGAGTACGACCAGCTTGAAGCACGAAAACAGTTGTTTTTCAGTAAATTGTCAGGCGAGATCGAGAAACTAGCCGACGCATCACATCAGCAACTCGGCAAGCAATTGCTGGAGGAAGTCAAGACTGACCTGACCTACGACACGCTCAATCGGACCGCTTCGTTCATGCAGTTAGTAGATGATGAGGCAATGACCGCGGAGCGTAAAGTGGCCTTAGCGATGAGTGGTTGGTTGCTCGGATCGACCCAGGCACTCGATAACTTTGGTGTCGCTGCGTCGCTGATGCAGGTGCGTAACAAAGTAGTGGAGTACCTGCGTGAGGATCAGGCTGCCCGGCGTGCACAGATTCTACACGATATCAACGAACTCGAAGGTGGCACACCCGAGCGTGTTGCCGAGATCCTCAAACTCATTAAGCCACCTGAGCCACTGCCCGAAGATGCGAAGAAAGGCATTCGCTTTTTCGATATGCATCTCGAGCTACCCGCACCGAGCGGGCCGGCACGCTATCTGGTGCAACTGCCACCCGACTACGATCCACTACGCCACTACCCGACCATCCTGACCCTGAACGGGCATGGCTACCGTCCCGAGTTACAACTTGACTATTGGGCAGGCGGGCCACATCCAACTCAAGGCCGTATCGGCCAGGCCATGCGACATGGATACATCGTAATTGCTGTTGATTGGTTAGAACCACACCAGGCCGAATACAACTATTCGTTGCGTGAGCATCAAGCGGTGTTGGGCTCGTTGCGTGACGCCATGCGTCGTTTCTCGATCGATACCGACCGCGTCTTCTTAACGGGCCATGGCATCGGCGGCGACGCTGCTTGGGATATTGGTCTCGCGCATCCCGATCTGTGGGCGGGGGTCATCCCGTTCTTGGCTCGCAGCGAGAAGTACACGCCACGGTATCGCGACAATGCTTCGCACGTGGATTGGTATTTCGTGGATGGCGAACTCAACGGCGACAACATTGAGCACAACGCCACCCAATGGGATTTCTATCTCCGTCCTGGTATTCCAGCCACCCTCGTGGAGTATCGCGGACGAGGTTTCGAACCGTACCACGACGAGATTCAGCGGTTGTTCGACTGGATGTCGAGTCCTGGCCGACGCCGGCGACTTCCCCCCGCGGAGTTCGAGGTAAAGAGCATGCGTCCGTGGGATAATTTCTTTTGGTGGCTTGAAGTGGAAGGCTTGCCAGAACGATCGATGGTTGCTCCTGAGACGTGGCCCCCCGACCGCGGCACTCGCCCCACGCAGATTCGTGGGCGGATGTACGAAACCAACAAGCTCGGCGTGTTCCATCAAGCAGAACGAACCACCGTGTGGCTATCGCCCGACTTTGTGGATTTCCAGCAGCCGATGGAGATCGAAAAGAACGGTACTCGCATTAGTCCCCGCGACCGGAATATTGAACCCGACTTAAGGGTGATGCTCGAAGATGCCCGCACACGCTGCGACCGATTGCATCCCTACTGGGCCAAAGTTACCGACTGA
- a CDS encoding MinD/ParA family ATP-binding protein — translation MDDQAYQLRQLVRAVRQAAAVSTGPPLFVFVAANQHSHVDAVSKLLLQEASTRSIEVARVDPSQQSIEMGDWQIAELIGPYQASDEPQWKRASACVLMSTADDDSILASYKLLKQVSGDSPLPRIEIVVWSESQETRADTAADRLQQTCERFLAAPITHTVIVKSPEEYGRLHLPQLVDRLAMLAPVASSNDHSPIASTPSQ, via the coding sequence ATGGACGATCAAGCCTACCAACTCCGACAGCTCGTAAGGGCGGTTCGCCAAGCGGCAGCAGTATCGACTGGCCCTCCGCTGTTCGTATTCGTAGCGGCGAACCAGCATTCGCACGTCGATGCTGTCAGTAAGCTGTTGCTTCAAGAGGCAAGCACTCGATCGATCGAGGTTGCGAGAGTCGACCCCTCTCAACAAAGTATCGAAATGGGTGACTGGCAAATAGCCGAACTCATCGGTCCCTATCAAGCGAGTGACGAACCGCAGTGGAAACGAGCTTCGGCCTGCGTATTGATGTCGACGGCCGATGACGACTCCATCCTTGCGTCATACAAGTTGCTCAAGCAAGTGAGTGGGGACTCCCCACTGCCGCGTATCGAAATTGTTGTATGGAGCGAGTCGCAAGAGACTCGCGCCGACACCGCGGCTGATCGCTTGCAACAAACATGCGAGCGGTTTCTCGCTGCTCCTATTACGCATACTGTTATCGTGAAGTCGCCGGAAGAATATGGACGTTTGCACCTGCCACAATTGGTCGACAGGCTAGCAATGTTAGCACCGGTGGCAAGCTCAAATGATCACAGTCCTATTGCGTCGACCCCCTCGCAATAG
- a CDS encoding methionyl-tRNA formyltransferase, whose product MNPPRIVFVGSVNTSRTTLESLLRNHCQVVGVLELASSASRHVSGFAPLADIVEGTNIPSETFEKINEPQVKALVERWQPDLLFVVGLSQLVGEDLLNLPTVGAVGFHPTRLPKGRGRAPYAWLSLGETEAAATFFLMDEGTDSGPILVQEPFEVSANDYASDIEQSIHDAIRRGLDRWLPQLNAGEWAPEPQDHSQATYMGKRTPSDGLIDWQKSATTIASQVRAASRPFPGAYTYLGDSKLIIWRASVAVDCNHHGVAGRVLSFTNESQPLIQTGDGALLVEEFELVSDSLDANKLRIGSQLGYFLENEVHRLRKKVASLEEQLNAVMERLNRRIIKE is encoded by the coding sequence ATGAATCCGCCACGCATTGTCTTTGTGGGAAGCGTCAACACTTCTCGTACTACTCTCGAATCGTTGCTTCGCAACCATTGTCAGGTAGTTGGGGTTCTGGAGTTGGCTTCTTCGGCGTCGCGACATGTCAGCGGTTTTGCTCCGCTAGCCGACATCGTAGAGGGCACTAATATTCCGAGCGAGACATTCGAGAAGATTAACGAACCACAGGTCAAAGCCTTGGTTGAGCGATGGCAGCCTGATTTGCTGTTTGTCGTCGGTCTATCTCAACTCGTGGGAGAAGACCTGCTAAACCTGCCCACCGTGGGAGCGGTTGGCTTCCACCCCACTCGGCTCCCCAAAGGCCGAGGTCGTGCCCCCTACGCCTGGCTGTCGTTGGGCGAGACGGAAGCTGCGGCCACTTTCTTTCTGATGGACGAAGGAACAGACTCGGGCCCGATTCTCGTGCAGGAACCGTTCGAAGTCTCGGCGAACGACTACGCCAGCGACATCGAACAGTCGATTCACGACGCGATCCGTCGTGGACTCGATCGGTGGCTTCCGCAACTCAACGCGGGCGAATGGGCGCCGGAGCCTCAGGATCACTCTCAGGCCACCTATATGGGCAAACGCACTCCCAGCGATGGTCTTATCGACTGGCAGAAGTCGGCGACCACGATCGCCAGTCAGGTGCGGGCGGCGTCGCGGCCGTTCCCCGGAGCCTACACGTATCTTGGCGACTCTAAGCTTATTATCTGGCGTGCTTCGGTCGCCGTGGATTGCAACCATCACGGCGTCGCAGGCCGTGTGCTGAGCTTTACGAATGAATCGCAACCGCTTATTCAAACCGGCGACGGAGCACTGCTTGTCGAAGAGTTTGAGCTAGTCAGCGACTCCCTCGACGCAAACAAATTACGCATAGGATCGCAGCTTGGCTACTTCTTGGAAAACGAGGTGCATCGACTGCGAAAGAAAGTTGCCAGCCTGGAAGAACAGTTGAATGCCGTGATGGAGCGACTGAATCGAAGAATCATCAAAGAATAG
- a CDS encoding HD domain-containing protein produces the protein MKDFHRESLCHDPIHGYIPFLSYVPEGETPERALLDHPWVQRMRQIHQLQTAWWVYPSAEHTRFQHIVGAMHMASQVIDRLYDSLLDTCHGQAPSRGYVECLVRVAALLHDVGHGPFGHFFDAHYLKDYGLTHETLGARIITDELGELIRGIRECPTCRMNDDEQLDPAEVAMLIQRPKTDDAHLYPRWQVLLRSLFCGLYTVDNMDFVLRDAFMSGYSNRAYDLDRLLRYSFFSERGLTIHQRGMNALVKFMQTKSELFRSVYFHRTVRAIDKTLGELFRDSRDLLFPGNPLEHLDEYLHFTEWSLLIDVSRWATSDDQRTRELGERWDRLLNRQVDWVTVEDRNQTIREGDSEAASVFSKAGLLEQSIRDSLPPEMRNIEMQIDLPRHIYRPDALAATAGQNFQYNPSTDKVYPLTDDKLFAQLPIAHRACRIYLRKNHTIEQAKAIGAALDTIIGSRSEDDLTNM, from the coding sequence ATGAAGGATTTTCACCGCGAAAGTTTGTGCCACGACCCCATTCACGGGTACATTCCGTTCCTGTCTTACGTGCCGGAAGGGGAAACCCCGGAACGTGCCTTGCTGGACCATCCCTGGGTGCAGCGGATGCGGCAAATCCATCAGCTTCAGACCGCTTGGTGGGTCTATCCATCGGCCGAACATACCCGCTTCCAGCACATCGTCGGCGCCATGCACATGGCCAGCCAGGTAATCGACCGGCTTTATGACAGCCTGCTGGACACTTGCCATGGGCAGGCCCCCAGTCGAGGGTACGTGGAGTGCCTGGTGCGGGTCGCAGCGCTCCTGCATGACGTTGGGCACGGGCCATTTGGGCACTTTTTCGACGCCCACTATCTCAAAGACTACGGCCTCACCCACGAGACGCTCGGGGCCCGCATTATCACCGATGAACTCGGCGAGTTAATTCGCGGCATTCGCGAGTGCCCCACTTGCCGAATGAACGACGACGAGCAGCTCGACCCCGCCGAAGTGGCGATGCTCATCCAGCGTCCCAAGACCGACGACGCCCATCTGTATCCGCGCTGGCAAGTACTGCTGCGGAGCTTGTTCTGTGGGCTGTATACCGTGGACAACATGGACTTCGTATTGCGCGACGCGTTTATGTCGGGCTACAGCAATCGGGCTTACGATCTCGATCGCTTACTGCGATACAGTTTCTTCAGCGAACGCGGACTTACGATTCATCAACGAGGCATGAACGCCTTGGTGAAGTTCATGCAGACCAAAAGCGAGTTGTTCCGCTCGGTCTATTTCCATCGCACCGTGCGGGCGATCGACAAAACCTTGGGCGAACTATTTCGCGACAGTCGCGATCTGCTGTTCCCAGGCAACCCTCTGGAACACCTTGATGAGTACCTTCATTTCACCGAGTGGTCGCTGCTGATCGATGTCTCGCGTTGGGCCACAAGCGACGACCAGCGAACCCGCGAACTTGGTGAGCGTTGGGATCGCTTGTTGAATCGTCAGGTCGATTGGGTGACCGTAGAAGATCGCAACCAGACCATTCGCGAAGGCGATAGCGAAGCGGCCAGCGTGTTCAGTAAAGCGGGCCTGCTGGAGCAATCCATTCGCGACAGCCTGCCACCCGAGATGCGGAACATTGAAATGCAGATCGATCTGCCTCGCCATATTTACCGCCCCGATGCTCTGGCGGCGACCGCAGGGCAGAATTTCCAATACAATCCATCGACCGATAAAGTCTACCCGCTCACCGACGATAAACTCTTCGCTCAGCTGCCGATTGCCCACCGGGCTTGCCGGATCTACTTGCGGAAAAACCACACGATCGAGCAAGCCAAGGCCATCGGAGCAGCACTCGATACCATTATTGGTAGCCGCAGCGAAGACGACCTGACTAATATGTAA